From a single Mycolicibacterium mengxianglii genomic region:
- a CDS encoding TAXI family TRAP transporter solute-binding subunit: MTGPSKVLGVLAVFALTGAVVTGCGGRQDAPSADSGGEVTCDVPGDTRVSIATGNATGVYFSLGNAFAEQVSAATGGKVKATAAETGASVQNIQQLVGGTYQVAFSLADTAADAVTGKGSFDGKKQPVQAISRIYPNYTQVIVRNDAGITSIADMRGKRVSTGSPGSGTEVIANRLLESAGLNPASDVSAQRLDLTKTVDGMKDGSIDALFWSGGLPTPGITDLITTARSDVSFLDITAALPKMEEISEVYEDGVIPAATYGLPADTETIVVPNLLLVRDDVDANVACVLTKTLFDRLPQLQEVVGAAKGIELDDARDTEPVPLNRGAEAALQQLGADE; encoded by the coding sequence ATGACAGGCCCGTCAAAGGTTCTCGGCGTGCTCGCGGTGTTCGCACTGACAGGCGCGGTCGTCACCGGCTGCGGTGGCCGCCAGGATGCCCCCAGCGCGGACTCCGGCGGCGAGGTCACCTGCGATGTCCCCGGCGACACCCGGGTGAGTATCGCCACCGGCAATGCGACGGGGGTGTACTTCTCCCTGGGCAACGCTTTTGCCGAACAGGTCTCAGCCGCCACAGGCGGCAAGGTCAAAGCGACCGCCGCCGAAACCGGCGCTTCGGTGCAGAACATCCAGCAGTTGGTCGGCGGTACCTATCAGGTCGCCTTCTCCCTGGCCGACACCGCGGCTGACGCGGTGACCGGTAAGGGCAGCTTCGACGGGAAGAAGCAGCCGGTGCAAGCGATTTCGCGGATCTACCCCAACTACACGCAGGTGATCGTGCGCAATGACGCCGGCATCACCTCGATCGCCGACATGCGCGGCAAGCGGGTCTCCACCGGCTCGCCGGGATCGGGCACCGAGGTGATCGCCAACCGGCTGCTGGAATCGGCCGGTCTGAATCCGGCTTCCGATGTCTCGGCGCAACGTCTGGACCTGACCAAGACGGTGGACGGGATGAAGGACGGCTCGATCGATGCACTGTTCTGGTCCGGTGGCCTACCCACACCGGGCATCACCGATCTGATCACCACGGCGCGCAGCGACGTCAGCTTCCTCGACATCACGGCTGCGCTGCCCAAGATGGAGGAGATCAGCGAGGTGTACGAAGACGGCGTCATCCCCGCCGCCACCTACGGACTGCCCGCCGACACCGAGACCATCGTGGTGCCCAACCTGCTGCTGGTGCGTGACGACGTGGATGCGAATGTGGCGTGTGTGTTGACCAAGACACTGTTCGACCGGCTGCCGCAGCTGCAGGAAGTGGTCGGTGCCGCCAAGGGAATCGAGCTCGATGATGCCCGCGACACCGAACCGGTGCCGCTGAACCGTGGTGCCGAGGCAGCGCTGCAGCAGCTGGGTGCCGACGAGTAG
- a CDS encoding sulfatase-like hydrolase/transferase has translation MPEQPDIVIVMTDEERAIPPYECAEVLAWRRRILRGRQWFDEHGVRFDRHYTGSLACVPSRPTIFTGHYPDLHGVTQTDGIGKMPDDSRMRWLRPGEVPTLGNWFRAAGYDTHYDGKWHISHADLEDPSTGAPLATNDDDGVVDLGAVQRYLRADPLGPFGFSGWVGPEPHGASTANSGTRRDPLIADRVVAWLDDRYARRRAGDPAALRPFLLVASFVNPHDIVLFPTWQRRSPLRPSPLDPPHVPAAPTAEEDLATKPAAQIAFRESYYSGYGPASAVSRVYERNAQRYRNLYYRLHAEVDTPIDRVRRAVTDGGSENAVLVRTADHGDLLGAHGGLHQKWFNLYDEATRVPFVIARIGSRPTQPRVVTAPTSHVDLVPTLLAAAGIDVASTAAALARSFTEVHPLPGCNLMPVVEGAEPDADRPVYLMTRDNMLEGDTGASGLARRLKQTVNPPAPLRIQLPAHVAANFEGLVLRVTDAEAPGGAGHLWKLVRCFDDPATWTEPGVRHLAADGMGGPAYRTDPLDDQWELYDLTDDSIEGINRWTDPALHELRAHLRMQLKQCRAASVPERNAPWPYAARRSATPPTKRRRLLSRLRFG, from the coding sequence TTGCCTGAGCAGCCCGACATCGTGATCGTGATGACCGATGAGGAACGCGCGATACCGCCGTACGAGTGCGCCGAGGTGCTGGCCTGGCGGCGACGCATCCTGCGCGGCCGGCAGTGGTTCGACGAGCACGGCGTTCGCTTCGACCGGCACTACACCGGCTCGCTGGCCTGCGTGCCGAGCCGCCCCACCATCTTCACCGGGCACTACCCCGACCTGCACGGCGTCACCCAGACCGACGGCATCGGCAAGATGCCCGACGATTCCCGCATGCGTTGGCTACGCCCTGGCGAGGTGCCGACTCTGGGTAACTGGTTCCGCGCGGCGGGTTATGACACCCATTACGACGGCAAATGGCACATCTCCCACGCCGACCTGGAGGACCCGTCCACCGGTGCACCGCTGGCGACCAATGACGACGACGGCGTCGTCGACCTCGGTGCAGTCCAGCGTTACCTGCGCGCAGATCCATTGGGGCCCTTCGGATTTTCCGGCTGGGTCGGGCCCGAGCCACACGGAGCCAGCACCGCCAACTCCGGCACCCGACGTGACCCACTGATCGCCGATCGGGTGGTGGCCTGGCTGGATGACCGCTACGCGCGACGCCGGGCCGGGGACCCGGCCGCTCTGCGGCCGTTCCTGTTGGTCGCCAGCTTCGTCAACCCCCATGACATCGTGCTGTTCCCGACGTGGCAACGACGCAGTCCCCTGCGACCGTCACCACTGGACCCACCGCACGTGCCCGCGGCACCGACCGCCGAAGAAGACCTGGCCACCAAACCGGCCGCCCAGATCGCTTTCCGGGAGTCCTACTACTCGGGTTATGGCCCGGCCTCGGCCGTCAGCCGGGTCTACGAACGCAACGCCCAGCGGTACCGCAACCTGTACTACCGCCTGCACGCCGAAGTGGACACCCCGATCGACCGGGTGCGTCGGGCCGTCACCGACGGTGGCTCCGAGAACGCGGTGTTGGTCCGGACCGCCGACCACGGGGACCTGCTCGGCGCCCACGGCGGCCTGCACCAGAAGTGGTTCAACCTGTACGACGAGGCGACCCGGGTTCCGTTCGTGATTGCCCGGATCGGTTCCCGCCCAACGCAACCCAGAGTCGTCACCGCGCCCACCTCTCATGTCGACCTGGTGCCGACCCTGCTCGCGGCCGCCGGCATCGACGTGGCGTCGACGGCTGCAGCGCTGGCACGGTCGTTCACCGAGGTGCACCCCCTGCCGGGCTGCAATCTCATGCCGGTGGTCGAAGGCGCCGAACCCGACGCCGACCGGCCGGTGTACCTGATGACCCGCGACAACATGCTCGAAGGCGACACCGGCGCCTCGGGGCTGGCCCGCAGGCTCAAACAAACAGTGAATCCCCCTGCCCCGCTGAGGATTCAGTTACCGGCACACGTCGCGGCGAACTTCGAAGGCCTGGTGCTACGGGTCACCGATGCCGAAGCGCCCGGCGGCGCCGGGCATCTGTGGAAGTTGGTGCGCTGCTTCGACGATCCGGCGACCTGGACCGAGCCCGGGGTCCGCCACCTGGCCGCCGACGGCATGGGTGGACCGGCCTACCGCACGGATCCGCTCGACGATCAGTGGGAGCTCTACGACCTGACCGACGATTCCATCGAAGGCATCAACCGATGGACCGACCCGGCATTGCACGAGCTGCGAGCCCACCTGCGGATGCAGCTCAAACAGTGCCGGGCAGCGTCGGTTCCGGAGCGAAACGCGCCCTGGCCATACGCGGCGCGCAGGTCTGCAACGCCCCCGACGAAACGCCGGCGCCTGCTGTCCCGACTCCGTTTCGGCTGA
- a CDS encoding SRPBCC family protein, which translates to MAHTSRTRRVGAPPQTVWEVLADFGSVSYWAQSVDHSCLLHPGPDGGPIGSARRIQIGRTTLIERIVEFDEPHTLSYDIEGLPAMLGRLRNRWELRPAANQFTAVTLTTSADIGTHLAQRLLERVACRIAAAGSDGLLAGLASQWKDHHVA; encoded by the coding sequence GTGGCCCACACCAGCCGGACACGACGAGTCGGCGCCCCACCGCAAACCGTCTGGGAGGTGTTGGCCGACTTCGGGTCGGTCAGCTACTGGGCCCAGAGCGTCGATCACTCCTGCCTGCTCCACCCCGGACCCGACGGCGGCCCCATCGGCTCGGCCAGGCGTATCCAGATCGGACGCACCACCCTGATCGAGCGGATCGTCGAATTCGACGAGCCCCACACGCTGTCCTATGACATCGAAGGACTGCCCGCGATGCTGGGCCGGCTGCGCAACCGTTGGGAATTACGTCCGGCGGCAAACCAATTCACCGCCGTCACCCTCACCACCTCCGCCGATATCGGCACGCATCTGGCGCAGCGACTCCTCGAACGGGTGGCCTGCCGAATCGCGGCCGCCGGATCCGACGGGCTGCTCGCCGGCCTGGCGTCCCAATGGAAGGACCACCATGTTGCCTGA